A genomic window from Flavobacterium sp. I3-2 includes:
- a CDS encoding response regulator transcription factor encodes MIKIAITDDHPLLLEGLKNILNTRKSVKVTECYSSAKELLEGLPNAEIDVLLLDINLEDANSIEILSKITKIKPELYIIMLSVHNELAVINSCISQGAFGYIQKNASIDEILIGIETVYKGEKFFCTQTQKKMKIKENDQPNTVPKLTRREKEILIEAAFGLTTNQIAEKLFISPHTVESHRKNLIEKFQTSNLSSAIKLAFEYGLIGV; translated from the coding sequence ATGATAAAGATTGCTATTACGGATGATCATCCTTTATTATTAGAAGGATTAAAAAATATACTAAATACTAGAAAATCAGTTAAAGTTACCGAATGTTATTCAAGCGCAAAAGAACTTTTAGAAGGATTACCTAACGCTGAAATCGATGTACTTTTGTTAGATATTAATTTAGAAGATGCAAATAGTATTGAAATATTAAGTAAAATAACAAAAATCAAGCCCGAACTATACATTATTATGTTAAGTGTTCATAACGAATTAGCAGTTATTAATAGTTGCATCAGTCAAGGTGCTTTTGGATATATTCAGAAAAACGCTTCTATTGATGAAATTCTTATTGGAATAGAAACAGTTTATAAAGGTGAAAAATTCTTTTGTACGCAAACTCAAAAGAAAATGAAAATCAAAGAAAATGATCAACCCAATACAGTTCCGAAGTTGACACGTCGAGAAAAAGAAATACTAATCGAAGCTGCATTTGGATTAACAACAAATCAAATTGCGGAAAAATTATTCATTAGTCCACATACTGTAGAAAGTCATCGAAAAAATTTGATTGAAAAATTCCAAACAAGTAATTTAAGTTCAGCAATTAAACTTGCTTTCGAATACGGATTAATTGGGGTTTAA